A window from Cryptomeria japonica chromosome 1, Sugi_1.0, whole genome shotgun sequence encodes these proteins:
- the LOC131033850 gene encoding F-box/FBD/LRR-repeat protein At2g04230-like, translating into MATEDAFYTLPDSLISFILTKIPIKDAVKSSILSKRWRFLYTQMPELTFSPNLVLGFDCPSFDPLVVPSVENIISNILLLHSHNLEAFHLHNTGFDRNQQQYFSRQNVCKWIRYASWCNVKHLTLFDQYVTFAAEIDSALTETPPSALFACTHLETLRLCNYDLTSFPIDFVGFPHLVTCHLRNVKLTDESLVSLISLCSLLQKIEIIGDAELGNVEIFSSTIEHLDIRIIKSLSVNCPKLKILGGHVIEDLSVNGVRFYELSYAIFHLEMHCGGTLRELNMDCSQGHSRVRSPGVISASRFLHIVGNLHSLTTLVIYIGEPFERESDMGVPLFNLLHMRPNLQVLSIFGFFVQELARDTIPVCLTSLHLNRKKICVEILEFDNKEIEVISCLL; encoded by the exons ATGGCCACCGAGGATGCATTCTACACACTTCCTGATTCTCTTATTTCTTTCATATTAACAAAAATCCCAATAAAAGATGCTGTCAAATCTTCAATTCTTTCCAAGAGATGGAGATTTCTCTATACTCAGATGCCTGAACTCACTTTCTCTCCAAATCTTGTTTTGGGGTTCGATTGCCCATCTTTCGACCCACTCGTTGTGCCAAGCGTTGAGAATATAATTTCCAACATCTTGCTTCTGCATTCACACAATCTGGAGGCCTTTCACCTCCACAACACTGGATTCGATCGAAACCAACAGCAATACTTCTCTCGTCAAAATGTCTGCAAATGGATAAGGTATGCATCTTGGTGTAATGTCAAACACCTCACTCTGTTTGATCAATACGTGACTTTTGCGGCAGAGATCGATAGTGCTTTAACAGAAACCCCACCCTCTGCCCTCTTTGCATGTACGCATCTTGAAACACTCCGTCTGTGCAACTACGATCTCACCAGTTTCCCAATCGATTTCGTTGGATTCCCCCACCTCGTTACTTGTCACCTCCGAAATGTTAAATTGACAGATGAATCTTTAGTCTCCTTGATTTCGCTCTGCTCCCTTCTGCAAAAAATTGAAATAATAGGAGATGCTGAACTAGGTAATGTCGAAATCTTTTCATCCACTATTGAACATTTAGATATAAGAATAATAAAATCTCTGTCTGTTAACTGCCCCAAACTCAAAATTCTGGGGGGGCACGTGATTGAGGATTTGAGTGTGAATGGTGTAAGGTTTTATGAGCTTTCTTATGCCATCTTTCATCTTGAAATGCACTGTGGAGGTACGCTGAGGGAATTGAACATGGATTGTTCACAAGGACACAGTCGAGTACGCAGTCCAGGAGTCATTTCAGCAAGTAGATTTCTTCACATCGTGGGCAACTTACACTCCTTGACAACACTTGTCATATACATTGGCGAACCCTTTGAAAGGGAATCAGATATGGGTGTTCCTCTATTTAACCTACTTCACATGCGTCCAAATCTTCAGGTGCTCTCTATATTTGGTTTCTTTGTCCAG GAGTTGGCAAGAGATACTATACCTGTTTGTCTCACCTCTCTGCATCTTAACCGCAAGAAAATATGCGTAGAAATTCTTGAGTTTGACAACAAAGAAATTGAAGTAATAAGTTGCTTGCTTTAG